A window of Microbacterium lushaniae genomic DNA:
GCCGAGGCCCATGATCTCCGGCGCGAGGGCGGCGGATGCCGCGGAGACGATGCGCGCGCGCGGCGTGAGCCCGTGGCGCTCCACGGCCTCGGCGCTCGCGACGACGATGGCGGAGGCGCCGTCGTTGAGCGAGCTGGAGTTGCCGGCGGTCACCACGGTGCCGCCGCCGACCACGGGCCGGAGCCCGGCGAGGACCTCGAGCGTCGTGTCGCGGCGCGGCCCTTCGTCCTGGGCGACGGGCCCGCGCCGGGTGGGGACCGGAACGATCTCGTCCACGAAGCGCCCGGCGTCGATCGCGGCGACGGCGCGCTGATGACTGCGCAGGGCGAAGGCATCGGCATCCTCGCGCGTGATCCCGTCGCGGCGGGCGACCTCCTCGGCCGTCTCGGGCATCGAGTACGTGGCCTTGTCCCGCGCCACGAGTGCGGGGTTGGGGAACCGCCAGCCGATCGACGTGTCGTACGCCTCGCCGGGCTTGCCCCACGCGCGATCGGGCTTGGCCTGCACCCACGGCGCCCGCGTCATCGACTCCACCCCGCCGGCGACGATCAGGTCGGCGTCGCCGGAGCGGACGGCCTGCGCGGCGAGCGCGATGGCCGACATCCCCGATGCGCACAGCCGGTTGACAGTGAGCGCGGGAACGGTATCGGGGAGCCCCGCGAGGAGCACCGCCATCCGGGCGACGTTGCGGTTGTCCTCCCCGGCCTGGTTCGCGGCGCCGAAGTACACCTCGTCGATGCCCCCGCGGGGCACCTTCGCACGCGTGACGGCTTCTGCCAGGACGAGCGCGGCGAGATCATCCGGCCGCACGGAGGCGAGCGCTCCGCCGTAGCGTCCGACCGCCGTGCGCACACCGCCGACGAGGAAAGCCTCGGACATCGTCATCCTCTCGTGCACCGTCGCAGGATCCACGCCTTTGCAGACCGATCGTTCAGTAATAGTGTCAGAGGTCAGCCGGCTCGGCAAGGCGCCGAGGCGGAGAGAGGCAGCGATGAGCGACGCACCCTGGCGGATCACCCCGGGCGATCTCGACGTCAAGCTCGGCATCGACGTGCTCGAGCAGTCGCCCGAGCGCGTGGTGGCGACCATGCCGGTGGCGGGCAACACCCAGTCGCTCGGGCGCCTGCACGGCGGCGCCACCGCAGCTCTGGCCGAGGCCATCGGATCGTGGGCCGCGATGATCCACGCCAGCACGCTGGGCAAGGTGTGCGTGGGCGTGGACCTGAACATCACGCACCACCGCGGAGCCCGCGCGGGCGTCATCACCGGAACCGCGACGGCGCTTCACCGCGGCCGGCGAATGGCCACGTACGACATCCGGGTCACCGGGGAGGGTGGCGCACTCCTGGCCACCGCCCGGATCAGCAACCTCCTCGTCGACCGCGACTGACCGGCCGCCGCGGGTGCGCCGGCGCAAGAGACACTTCCCGCCCGCTGGTCGCGTGCGCTACCTTGTGCTTTACTCACCGATCGGTCAGGAATCCCGCTGCGCCGATCCCCACCCGAACAATGGAGTTCTCATGGCGTCATCGACGCAAGCCCGCACGCCCTCGGCTGCGGTCACCCGCGAGGAGCGCAAGGTCCTGGCGGGCACCCTCGTCGGCACATCGATCGAGTGGTACGACTTCTTCATCTACGCGCAGGCGGCCGGGCTCGTGCTCGCACCGCTGTTCCTCGCGCCGCTGGCGGCCTCCAATGCGGGGCTGGCGCAGGTGCTCTCGTTCGCCACGATCGGAATCTCCTTCCTCTTCCGGCCCCTGGGCGCCGTCGTCGCCGGGCACCTGGGCGACCGCCTCGGTCGCAAGAAGATGCTCGTGCTCACGCTCATCATGATGGGCGCCTCGACCGCGCTGATCGGCGTGCTGCCCACGTACGCCGCGGCCGGCATCATCGCGCCGATCCTGCTCATCCTGCTCCGCATCCTGCAGGGCTTCTCCGCCGGTGGCGAGTGGGGCGGTGCGGCCCTGCTGTCGGTCGAGCACGCCCCCGCCGGCCGGCGCGGGTTCTTCGGCGCCTTCCCGCAGATCGGCGTGCCCATCGGCATGATCCTCGCCACCGCCACCCTGTGGATCCTGACCTCGGTGATGTCGGCGGAGGCGTTCCTGGAGTGGGGCTGGCGCATCCCGTTCCTGCTGTCGATCGTGCTGATCGTCATCGGCTACATCATCCGCCGCGCGGTCGAGGAGAGCCCCGTGTTCGAAGACCTCATGCGTCGCCGCAAGGAGTCCTCCGCACCGCTGGGGCAGCTGTTCCGCAAGAACTGGCGCCAGGTCGCCCTCACGGCCGTGGTCTTCATCGGCAACAACGCCGCGGGCTACCTGCTCATCGCCTTCTTCGCGACGTACGCCGTCGCGGTGCTGGGCATGGACCGCCCCACGGTGCTGCTGGCGACCACGCTCGCCTCCTTCGGCTGGCTCGGGTTCACGCTGTGGGGTGGGCGCGTGTCCGATCGCCTCGGCCGCATCCGCACGTTCCAGATCGGCTACCTCGTGCTCGCGCTGTGGGCGATTCCGATGTGGTTCCTGATCGACACCGCGAACATCCTCTGGTACTTCGTCGCGCTGTTCGTGATGACGTTCGGTCTCGGCCTGTCCTACGGCCCGCAGGCGGCCCTGTACGCCGAGATGTTCCCGGCCAACGTCCGCTACTCCGGCGTTTCGATCGGCTACGCCCTGGGCGCGATCCTCGGCGGGGCGTTCGCGCCGATGATCGCCGAGGCGCTGTTCGGAGCCACCGGGATGTCGTGGACGATCGGCGCCTACATCGCCCTGGCCGCCGTCATCTCGCTCGTCGGGGTGTCCCTCATCAAGGAGCCGAAGAACGTCGATCTGCACGCCTGAGCGTCAGTCGTGCGACTGCAGACCGTCCAGCGCGATGGTCATGATGTCGTGACCGAGGCGGTCGCCATCGACCGAGCCCCCGGGGCGGTACCACTCCACGACGGAGTTGATCATGCCGAAGATGAGGCGGGCGACCACGGCCGCGTCGACATCCGTGCGCACATCGCCCTCGCGCTGGGCCTCCGCGACCAGGCGGGTCACCCGGTGGTCGAACAGGCGCCGGCGCTCCAGGGCGCTCTGCTCGACGGGACTGTTGCCCCGCACGCGCAGCAGCAGGGTCACCGACGGCAGCTGGGCCACCAGCACGTCGGTGGCGCTGCGGATGACATGCCGGAGGCGATCGGATGCCGGCCCCTCCTGCGCACGCGGGTCATCGAGCACCGCCTCCAGGCTGCTGAGGGCCTGGTCCAGCGCGACGGCGAGGAGCTCTTCCTTCGACGCGAAGTGGTGGTAGAGCGCGGATTTCGTCAGCCCCAGCCGCTGGGCGAGGTCGGCGACGGAGGTGGCGTCGTAACCCTGCTCGTTGAACAGCTGCACGGCGATCTCGAGCACCCGGTCACGGTCGTATCCGGGCCGACCTCGCCGCGCCGGCACCGTCACGGGCGCGTCTGTGTCGGAGGTCATGCCGACAAGTCTCGCACTCCGGGCCGCCGGCTCGGCGTCACGCCCGGCCGCGCACGGAGGTGCGGATCGAGTACAGGCTCGTGGTCGCCGTGAGGTAGAGGACGTTGCGCTGACGCCCGCCGAACTCCAGGTTCGACACCGGCTCGGGGACGGCCAGCTTCCACATCTCCACACCAGCGTCGTCGAAGCAGCTCACCCCCTCGGAGGTCGCCGCCCAGATGCGCCCGTGGATGTCGACGCGGATGCCGTCGAAGCCGAAGCTGCCCGCCACGACGGTGCGGCGCGACGACACCCCCGCCTCATCGACCGAGAAGGCGTCGATGCTGCCCTGGTCGCTGTCGACGACGTACAGGGTGGATTCGTCGGGCGAGAACGCCAGCCCGTTGGGCTGCGTGAAGTCGCCGCAGGCGAGCTCGGGTTCGCTCATCCCCTCCGACCAGCGGTACAGACCGCGCACGTCGAGCTCGGGTTCTGCGGCGTGACCCTCGTACTCGTTGAGGCCGTACGTGGGGTCGGTGAACCAGATGACGCCGGCGGAACTGGCGATGACGTCGTTGGGGCTGTTGAGCCTGCGCCCGCCGATGTGCGAGGCGATCACGCTCTCGCGTCCGTCGTGCTCGCGGCGCACCACCGCGCGCTGGCCCTGCAGGCACGTGATGAGCCGGCCGATCGAGTCGTGCGTGCGACCGTTGGCGAAGCGCGACGGCTGGTCGAACACCGACACGTCGCCGGTCATCTCGTCCAGCCGCAGCGTCCGGTCGTTGGGGATG
This region includes:
- a CDS encoding thiolase family protein, translated to MSEAFLVGGVRTAVGRYGGALASVRPDDLAALVLAEAVTRAKVPRGGIDEVYFGAANQAGEDNRNVARMAVLLAGLPDTVPALTVNRLCASGMSAIALAAQAVRSGDADLIVAGGVESMTRAPWVQAKPDRAWGKPGEAYDTSIGWRFPNPALVARDKATYSMPETAEEVARRDGITREDADAFALRSHQRAVAAIDAGRFVDEIVPVPTRRGPVAQDEGPRRDTTLEVLAGLRPVVGGGTVVTAGNSSSLNDGASAIVVASAEAVERHGLTPRARIVSAASAALAPEIMGLGPVPATEKAMAKAGLTVADLDAVELNEAFATQSLASIRRLGLDPDIVNADGGAIALGHPLGSSGCRLVVTLLGRLEREGGRRGLATMCVGVGQGAAMILERIDG
- a CDS encoding PaaI family thioesterase; the encoded protein is MSDAPWRITPGDLDVKLGIDVLEQSPERVVATMPVAGNTQSLGRLHGGATAALAEAIGSWAAMIHASTLGKVCVGVDLNITHHRGARAGVITGTATALHRGRRMATYDIRVTGEGGALLATARISNLLVDRD
- a CDS encoding MFS transporter, which gives rise to MASSTQARTPSAAVTREERKVLAGTLVGTSIEWYDFFIYAQAAGLVLAPLFLAPLAASNAGLAQVLSFATIGISFLFRPLGAVVAGHLGDRLGRKKMLVLTLIMMGASTALIGVLPTYAAAGIIAPILLILLRILQGFSAGGEWGGAALLSVEHAPAGRRGFFGAFPQIGVPIGMILATATLWILTSVMSAEAFLEWGWRIPFLLSIVLIVIGYIIRRAVEESPVFEDLMRRRKESSAPLGQLFRKNWRQVALTAVVFIGNNAAGYLLIAFFATYAVAVLGMDRPTVLLATTLASFGWLGFTLWGGRVSDRLGRIRTFQIGYLVLALWAIPMWFLIDTANILWYFVALFVMTFGLGLSYGPQAALYAEMFPANVRYSGVSIGYALGAILGGAFAPMIAEALFGATGMSWTIGAYIALAAVISLVGVSLIKEPKNVDLHA
- a CDS encoding TetR/AcrR family transcriptional regulator → MTSDTDAPVTVPARRGRPGYDRDRVLEIAVQLFNEQGYDATSVADLAQRLGLTKSALYHHFASKEELLAVALDQALSSLEAVLDDPRAQEGPASDRLRHVIRSATDVLVAQLPSVTLLLRVRGNSPVEQSALERRRLFDHRVTRLVAEAQREGDVRTDVDAAVVARLIFGMINSVVEWYRPGGSVDGDRLGHDIMTIALDGLQSHD
- a CDS encoding SMP-30/gluconolactonase/LRE family protein, coding for MPIPAEITVVDERMAATKTDSTLTVHFSDGKWLEGPSHSVQGRYLLFSDIPNDRTLRLDEMTGDVSVFDQPSRFANGRTHDSIGRLITCLQGQRAVVRREHDGRESVIASHIGGRRLNSPNDVIASSAGVIWFTDPTYGLNEYEGHAAEPELDVRGLYRWSEGMSEPELACGDFTQPNGLAFSPDESTLYVVDSDQGSIDAFSVDEAGVSSRRTVVAGSFGFDGIRVDIHGRIWAATSEGVSCFDDAGVEMWKLAVPEPVSNLEFGGRQRNVLYLTATTSLYSIRTSVRGRA